The Corynebacterium poyangense genome includes a window with the following:
- a CDS encoding CPBP family intramembrane glutamic endopeptidase: protein MPSPSSPLPGLALRNAVLAALAIILLTAVVFAAAIPLGLLLPSRHSALIAVVLALTCHGFAAVLTLWFLCRHWKIPPAALRIVPPTPRLWHLCWQIPVALLGLILVQAIVFGVLGAGGGEIPSQFLNDPGIFTSPTIIALVFIGAGIAAPLWEEFFFRGLLYSIFDQKWGQWAAVLLSAVCFSLAHLMYLLFPYLLTFGLVAAFLRIFHGNIWGGLIFHIVINCSVIAMTLGTT, encoded by the coding sequence ATGCCTTCGCCTAGTTCTCCTCTACCGGGTTTGGCGCTGCGCAACGCGGTACTAGCGGCGCTAGCCATCATTCTGCTCACCGCCGTGGTTTTCGCTGCAGCCATCCCGCTAGGGCTCCTCCTCCCTAGCCGTCACAGCGCCTTAATCGCCGTGGTTCTGGCCCTCACCTGCCACGGTTTTGCTGCTGTCCTCACCCTGTGGTTTCTGTGTCGCCACTGGAAAATTCCCCCAGCTGCTCTTAGGATCGTGCCACCAACTCCTCGCCTATGGCACCTCTGCTGGCAAATTCCGGTGGCGCTGCTGGGGTTAATCCTAGTTCAGGCGATAGTTTTTGGGGTCCTCGGAGCCGGAGGCGGGGAAATTCCCTCCCAATTTCTCAATGACCCAGGGATTTTCACGAGCCCAACAATTATCGCGTTGGTGTTCATCGGCGCAGGGATCGCCGCACCGCTGTGGGAAGAATTCTTCTTTCGGGGGCTGCTGTACTCCATCTTTGACCAGAAGTGGGGTCAATGGGCGGCCGTTCTCCTCAGCGCGGTGTGCTTTAGCCTAGCCCACCTGATGTATCTGCTCTTTCCCTATCTTCTGACCTTTGGGTTAGTCGCCGCATTTCTCCGTATCTTTCACGGCAATATCTGGGGTGGATTGATCTTTCACATAGTGATTAATTGCAGTGTGATTGCTATGACGTTGGGCACCACATAA
- a CDS encoding PepSY-associated TM helix domain-containing protein, with translation MYVSDMLYVTIDSVHTSSALDAIEPGHRYSWRATLHRVHVIAGIFIAPFLLIAAITGFLYAFAPSLEKVIYQEEMSAPAAAEGKPALPIAQQVAAAEAERPGEHATAIQIAADSQHSNRVMFKDPQLISSSYRHAVFVDPGDASIRGDLVQYGSSAALPFRAWLSEGHRRLWLGDVGRIYSETAASWMGALTLMGLWLWWDRNRGKRTGSTTRRARFMRWHSWTGTVLAAGFLFLTVTGLTWSMVAGADITAVREKAAWVAPTPETTVSAQAAPAASSTGVDWSQADTVLSQARAEGLTGKLELTAPTKPGQAWTAKEARQEWRTDMNTITVDGRTGQVVDQVRWQDWPIMAKFAEWFINAHMGILFGWVNQLVLGITALGLTALIVWGWLMWFARARRGHRVGSLPSPVGLRRIPPLFVVCCILYSLVAPLFGLSFLLFLLLDGGYRALTRGRR, from the coding sequence ATGTATGTATCCGACATGTTGTACGTGACTATTGATAGTGTTCATACCTCCTCTGCTCTTGATGCCATAGAGCCCGGGCATCGCTATTCCTGGCGAGCAACACTGCATCGCGTCCATGTCATCGCCGGGATTTTTATTGCTCCATTTCTCCTGATCGCGGCTATTACGGGTTTTCTCTATGCTTTTGCCCCCAGCCTGGAAAAAGTGATTTATCAGGAAGAAATGTCTGCGCCTGCGGCAGCTGAAGGGAAACCAGCACTGCCCATAGCTCAACAGGTGGCGGCTGCTGAAGCTGAGCGCCCCGGAGAACATGCCACGGCAATTCAAATTGCTGCTGATTCTCAGCACAGTAACCGGGTGATGTTTAAGGACCCGCAACTTATCTCCAGTAGCTATCGCCACGCTGTTTTCGTCGATCCAGGCGACGCCAGTATTCGAGGTGATCTCGTACAATATGGTTCCTCCGCAGCCCTTCCGTTCCGGGCTTGGTTATCGGAGGGACATCGTCGATTGTGGCTCGGCGACGTCGGGCGGATTTATAGCGAAACCGCTGCTAGCTGGATGGGTGCACTTACCCTCATGGGCCTATGGCTGTGGTGGGACCGCAATCGAGGGAAGCGGACTGGATCTACCACACGTCGGGCGCGATTTATGCGCTGGCATTCGTGGACCGGAACGGTGTTGGCGGCGGGATTCTTATTCTTGACGGTTACCGGGTTGACGTGGTCAATGGTGGCCGGGGCGGATATCACCGCAGTGCGGGAAAAGGCAGCGTGGGTGGCGCCTACTCCGGAGACCACGGTGAGTGCCCAGGCTGCACCTGCCGCATCTTCGACCGGGGTGGATTGGAGTCAGGCAGACACCGTTCTTAGCCAAGCCCGAGCAGAGGGGTTAACTGGAAAATTGGAGCTCACTGCCCCAACGAAACCGGGACAGGCGTGGACGGCTAAAGAGGCTCGTCAGGAATGGCGCACAGACATGAACACCATTACCGTTGATGGGCGCACCGGCCAAGTGGTAGACCAGGTGCGCTGGCAAGACTGGCCAATCATGGCGAAGTTCGCTGAATGGTTCATCAACGCACACATGGGGATTCTCTTTGGCTGGGTTAACCAGCTTGTTTTGGGAATCACGGCGCTGGGCCTAACAGCCCTCATCGTATGGGGATGGCTCATGTGGTTTGCTCGTGCGCGCCGCGGACACCGTGTGGGATCACTACCATCCCCCGTGGGGCTTCGACGCATCCCTCCGCTTTTCGTTGTGTGCTGCATTCTTTATTCTCTGGTGGCCCCGCTATTCGGCCTAAGCTTCCTTCTTTTCCTCCTCCTCGATGGTGGATACCGTGCTCTTACGCGGGGGAGACGATAG
- a CDS encoding DUF1906 domain-containing protein: protein MTNVEDVVMPASFPSRPLTRRSLLRAGAMGLAAGVVATATPRALAAVDPTRPVLGTVLDYATGVPSAAAIKAAGHMGAVRYVTRPLPGNESWVLGKPVKLTETLDFAAHGLKVASVYESNAGKNADWAAGAAGALKHAPQAVELHLAAGGPTGRPIYVGIDDNPTETQYTQQIRPYLQAFKAALEAVGLHLGVYANYPTIEWALGDGLGTYFWQHDWGSQGNIHPKAQIHQVGGWQAQIDGVTVDINNVYAQDWGQWAPGSAS, encoded by the coding sequence GTGACTAATGTGGAAGATGTTGTTATGCCCGCTTCATTCCCCTCTCGCCCACTAACCCGCCGATCCCTACTCCGCGCCGGAGCCATGGGCCTTGCAGCAGGTGTAGTGGCAACAGCCACTCCCCGCGCGCTAGCCGCCGTCGATCCCACTCGGCCGGTACTCGGCACCGTCCTCGACTATGCCACCGGGGTGCCCAGCGCAGCTGCCATTAAAGCCGCTGGACACATGGGAGCCGTACGCTACGTCACCCGCCCCCTGCCGGGAAATGAGTCCTGGGTATTAGGAAAACCAGTCAAACTCACAGAAACCCTGGACTTCGCAGCTCACGGCCTCAAGGTAGCTAGCGTCTATGAATCCAATGCCGGGAAGAATGCGGATTGGGCAGCCGGGGCGGCCGGAGCTCTTAAACACGCCCCCCAAGCGGTAGAACTTCATCTCGCCGCCGGAGGTCCCACCGGGCGTCCCATCTATGTGGGAATTGACGATAATCCCACAGAGACCCAATACACCCAACAGATTCGCCCCTATCTTCAAGCCTTTAAAGCAGCACTTGAAGCCGTCGGACTTCACCTAGGGGTATATGCCAACTACCCCACCATTGAGTGGGCTTTAGGCGATGGCCTGGGCACCTATTTCTGGCAGCATGACTGGGGTTCCCAAGGCAATATCCACCCCAAAGCACAGATTCACCAGGTAGGGGGCTGGCAAGCCCAAATTGATGGAGTCACCGTAGACATCAATAACGTCTACGCCCAAGATTGGGGACAATGGGCACCGGGTTCTGCATCATAG
- the glf gene encoding UDP-galactopyranose mutase gives MDNPQAVDLIVVGSGLFGLTIAERAAEQLGKKVLIVERREHLGGNAYSEAEPRTGIEIHKYGAHLFHTSNKRVWDYVNQFTSFTDYQHRVFAMHDGTAYQFPMGLGLINQFFGKYYSPEGAKQLIKDQTDGLDPQAAKNLEEKAISLIGRPLYEAFIRDYTAKQWQTDPKDLPAGNITRLPVRYTFNNRYFNDTYEGLPVDGYAAWLENMADHPNIEVRLNTDWFEVREDVRRANPEAPVVYTGPLDRYFNYSEGTLGWRTLDFETEVLEVPDFQGTPVMNYNDADVPYTRIHEFRHFHPEREDRYPKDKTVIMKEYSRFAEEGDEPYYPINTPEDREMLVRYRQRAAQEAAENKVLFGGRLGTYQYLDMHMAIAAALSLFDNTLVPYFQEGQPISQERGH, from the coding sequence ATGGACAATCCACAAGCTGTTGATTTGATTGTTGTAGGTTCTGGTCTTTTTGGCCTTACCATCGCCGAGCGTGCTGCTGAGCAGCTCGGGAAGAAGGTGCTCATTGTGGAGCGACGTGAGCACCTAGGTGGAAACGCCTACTCAGAGGCGGAACCTCGCACCGGGATTGAAATTCATAAATACGGGGCTCATCTCTTCCACACCTCAAACAAACGGGTGTGGGATTATGTGAATCAATTCACATCATTTACGGATTATCAGCACCGTGTTTTCGCGATGCATGACGGCACCGCCTATCAATTCCCGATGGGTTTGGGCCTCATCAACCAGTTCTTCGGCAAATACTATTCCCCCGAAGGAGCGAAACAGCTCATCAAAGACCAGACTGATGGCTTAGATCCTCAAGCGGCAAAGAACCTTGAAGAAAAGGCCATTAGCCTTATTGGCCGGCCGCTATATGAGGCTTTTATTCGGGATTACACCGCTAAGCAGTGGCAGACTGACCCCAAGGATCTTCCGGCTGGAAACATCACCCGGCTGCCGGTGCGCTATACCTTCAATAATCGCTATTTCAATGACACCTACGAGGGGTTGCCGGTTGACGGGTACGCCGCCTGGTTGGAAAACATGGCTGACCATCCCAATATTGAGGTGCGGTTGAACACGGATTGGTTTGAGGTTCGCGAGGATGTGCGTCGAGCCAACCCAGAGGCGCCCGTGGTGTACACCGGGCCGTTGGATCGCTACTTTAACTATTCCGAGGGGACCTTGGGGTGGCGGACCTTGGACTTTGAAACAGAGGTGCTTGAGGTGCCAGATTTCCAGGGCACCCCGGTAATGAACTACAACGACGCCGATGTTCCTTATACCCGGATTCATGAATTCCGGCATTTCCATCCAGAGAGAGAAGATCGGTATCCCAAGGACAAGACGGTGATTATGAAAGAGTATTCCCGTTTTGCTGAGGAAGGAGATGAACCCTACTACCCCATTAACACTCCCGAGGATCGAGAAATGCTCGTGCGCTATCGGCAAAGAGCGGCCCAGGAGGCGGCAGAAAACAAGGTCCTGTTTGGCGGGCGTCTAGGAACGTATCAGTATCTGGATATGCACATGGCTATTGCCGCAGCGCTAAGTTTGTTCGATAACACCCTGGTGCCGTATTTTCAGGAAGGGCAGCCCATTAGTCAGGAGCGCGGGCATTAA
- a CDS encoding HAD family hydrolase — protein MKKQPLLVASDIDGTLINSQDRVLPRVYDVIERAAEAGTEIALATGRPHRWIEPVLEQLPIRPVCVCANGAVLYDSKYHRIVRAHELSPEALSQVVSAAREALAPYGGVKVAVERAGTGDAFDDDPRELFVVTPGYFHLWGNREFGEQREERALSQPAIKLLLRNTDLQAAEMYRLVQPAVDPKLAHVTYSMDAGILEVAAPGVNKAHGVAELARMHKVPQQRVLSFGDMPNDIEMLRWAGWGVAMAGAREEVKAAADEITTSHDDGGVADVLERWF, from the coding sequence ATGAAAAAACAGCCTTTGCTGGTTGCCAGTGATATTGATGGCACCCTCATTAACTCCCAAGATCGGGTACTTCCTCGGGTCTATGATGTTATTGAAAGAGCAGCAGAGGCTGGCACTGAAATTGCTTTAGCGACGGGGCGTCCCCACCGCTGGATAGAGCCGGTTTTAGAGCAGTTGCCCATTCGCCCGGTGTGTGTCTGCGCTAATGGGGCGGTTCTTTATGACTCTAAATACCACCGCATAGTGCGCGCCCACGAGCTGTCGCCAGAAGCACTATCCCAGGTAGTGAGCGCGGCGCGGGAGGCCTTAGCACCCTATGGCGGAGTTAAAGTCGCAGTTGAGCGCGCCGGGACAGGCGATGCTTTTGATGATGACCCGCGGGAGCTATTCGTCGTCACTCCGGGTTACTTCCACCTCTGGGGGAATCGGGAATTTGGAGAACAGCGGGAAGAACGCGCCCTTTCCCAGCCTGCAATCAAGTTGCTGCTCCGGAACACAGATCTGCAAGCTGCGGAGATGTATCGACTCGTCCAACCGGCAGTAGACCCGAAACTAGCGCATGTGACCTACTCCATGGATGCGGGGATCTTGGAAGTAGCTGCACCGGGGGTTAATAAAGCCCACGGAGTGGCGGAATTGGCACGAATGCATAAGGTGCCGCAACAACGGGTCCTCAGCTTCGGGGATATGCCGAATGATATTGAGATGTTGCGCTGGGCCGGCTGGGGTGTGGCGATGGCTGGTGCTCGCGAGGAGGTAAAAGCAGCGGCCGATGAAATCACCACATCACATGATGATGGTGGCGTGGCTGACGTGCTAGAACGGTGGTTTTAG
- the glpK gene encoding glycerol kinase GlpK produces the protein MCAKYVAAIDQGTTSTRCIIFDHDANQVAVGQFEHEQIFPERGWVEHDPKEIWDNVRRAVGAALADSDIGREDVVAVGLTNQRETTIVWDKNTGDPVYNAIVWQDTRTTPICKELMGEDGPDKWQKTTGLLLNSYPAGPKIKWILDNVDGARERAEAGDLLFGTIDTWLLWNLTGGADGDEGNPAIHATDVTNASRTSLMDLRTLQWDEEICQAMGIPMSMLPEIRPSVGDFGKVRARGSLGGVPIRAILGDQQSAMFGQGCFRPGEAKNTYGTGLFLLLNTGTTPKWSDNGLLTTVCYQVEGEKPVYALEGSVAIGGSLVQWLRDSLQIIPNAASIENLAREVKDNGGVYIVPAFSGLFAPRWRPDARGVIVGLTRFANRKHLARAVLEATAYQTREVADAMVADSGVEITELRVDGGMTMNELLMQFQADILGTKVTRPKNIETTAAGAAYAAGISVGYWDSLDVLREQSAGETSWKPKMEQSEVDRLYAEWNRAVERSYNWEEDTEDSSAAL, from the coding sequence ATGTGCGCTAAATATGTAGCTGCCATCGATCAAGGCACCACCTCCACCCGGTGCATCATCTTTGACCATGATGCCAACCAAGTTGCCGTCGGGCAGTTTGAGCATGAGCAAATTTTCCCAGAACGTGGCTGGGTAGAGCATGATCCCAAAGAGATTTGGGATAACGTCCGACGCGCAGTCGGTGCAGCCCTCGCCGATTCAGACATCGGCCGTGAAGATGTGGTAGCCGTGGGTCTAACCAACCAGCGGGAAACCACCATCGTGTGGGATAAAAACACTGGGGATCCGGTGTATAACGCGATTGTCTGGCAAGATACCCGGACCACCCCGATCTGTAAGGAACTCATGGGTGAGGACGGGCCAGATAAGTGGCAAAAAACCACCGGCCTGTTATTGAATTCCTATCCGGCGGGTCCTAAGATCAAGTGGATTTTAGACAACGTCGATGGGGCGAGGGAACGGGCTGAAGCCGGAGACTTGCTCTTTGGAACTATTGACACGTGGTTGTTGTGGAACCTTACCGGCGGCGCTGACGGGGATGAGGGGAACCCGGCAATCCACGCGACAGATGTCACCAATGCCTCTCGGACCTCGCTCATGGATCTACGGACTCTGCAGTGGGATGAAGAGATCTGCCAGGCTATGGGCATTCCCATGTCTATGCTTCCGGAGATTCGCCCTTCCGTGGGGGACTTCGGAAAGGTGCGGGCTCGTGGTTCCCTCGGCGGAGTCCCGATCCGCGCAATCTTGGGTGATCAACAATCCGCCATGTTTGGGCAGGGATGTTTCCGCCCGGGTGAGGCCAAGAACACCTATGGCACTGGTTTGTTCCTTTTGCTGAACACCGGCACCACCCCGAAGTGGTCGGATAATGGTTTGCTCACCACCGTGTGCTATCAGGTGGAGGGCGAAAAACCGGTGTATGCCTTGGAAGGGTCGGTAGCTATTGGCGGCTCCCTGGTGCAGTGGTTGCGAGATAGTCTCCAGATCATCCCTAATGCCGCGAGCATTGAAAATCTAGCCCGCGAAGTCAAAGACAACGGTGGGGTCTATATTGTCCCTGCTTTCTCTGGGCTTTTTGCCCCGCGTTGGCGACCTGATGCCCGAGGCGTGATCGTCGGACTTACTCGATTCGCTAATCGGAAGCATTTGGCGCGCGCTGTTTTGGAGGCTACCGCCTACCAAACCCGAGAAGTCGCTGACGCAATGGTGGCGGATTCCGGCGTGGAAATCACCGAGCTTCGCGTCGACGGTGGAATGACCATGAACGAATTGCTCATGCAATTCCAGGCAGATATTTTGGGAACAAAAGTTACTCGACCCAAGAATATCGAAACCACCGCAGCAGGTGCCGCCTATGCTGCCGGTATTTCCGTCGGCTATTGGGATTCCCTCGATGTTCTGCGGGAACAAAGCGCCGGGGAAACCTCCTGGAAGCCTAAGATGGAGCAATCTGAGGTGGACCGTCTCTATGCGGAATGGAACCGGGCCGTGGAACGCTCCTATAACTGGGAAGAAGATACTGAGGATTCGTCCGCAGCACTCTAA
- a CDS encoding MIP/aquaporin family protein, which produces MTGLQAFGWEFLGTAVLLLLGNGVCALNSLRTSAARGTGWVLITLGWGMGVFVGASIADPSGGHLNPAVTLMLAIKGATSWALVPWYIAGQLAGAFCGAILVWAAFKQMFDANNLDEQGNVTGANHSTNTIFFTAPAHPKNGWNAVTEFIGTTVLLLFIAFGPVLKQGDSLGPLSYFGVAFVVVAIGMSLGTPTGYAINPVRDLGPRLAYSFILPIRDKGPSNWSYAWVPIVGPLLSAVFVGLLAVAL; this is translated from the coding sequence ATGACCGGTCTACAGGCCTTTGGGTGGGAGTTTCTTGGCACAGCGGTGCTGCTGCTTCTGGGTAATGGGGTATGTGCTCTTAACTCCCTGCGTACCTCCGCAGCTCGCGGAACCGGTTGGGTGCTCATCACCCTCGGCTGGGGTATGGGTGTTTTCGTCGGGGCTTCCATTGCAGACCCCTCAGGCGGACACCTCAACCCCGCAGTAACACTCATGCTGGCTATCAAAGGGGCAACCTCGTGGGCGTTAGTTCCCTGGTACATTGCCGGACAGCTAGCGGGAGCTTTCTGCGGAGCCATCCTGGTGTGGGCAGCTTTCAAACAGATGTTTGATGCCAACAATCTAGATGAACAAGGTAATGTCACCGGTGCAAATCACAGCACCAACACTATTTTCTTTACCGCTCCCGCCCACCCCAAGAACGGTTGGAATGCGGTGACAGAGTTCATCGGCACCACGGTGCTTTTGCTCTTTATTGCCTTTGGCCCGGTCCTTAAGCAAGGCGATAGCCTCGGACCATTGAGCTACTTTGGTGTCGCCTTCGTCGTAGTGGCAATAGGTATGTCCTTAGGAACACCTACCGGTTATGCCATTAACCCGGTTCGTGACCTGGGGCCGCGCCTAGCGTATAGCTTCATTTTGCCGATCCGTGATAAAGGCCCTTCCAACTGGTCTTATGCCTGGGTGCCCATTGTCGGACCACTGCTCTCGGCGGTGTTCGTGGGTCTACTCGCGGTGGCTTTGTAG
- a CDS encoding glycerol-3-phosphate dehydrogenase/oxidase has translation MASTTTRPLSPESHQEAWEKFGTEDFDVVIIGGGSVGAGAALDAATRGLKVAVVETRDFAAGTSSRSSKMFHGGLRYLAMFDFRLVAESLRERELNMSTLAPHLVKPLRFIFPLTHHLWERVMMFCGFTLYDLMGGAKSVPMQKHLTRKGVLKVAPGLKNDAVVGGVRYFDTLVDDARHTMTVLRTAAEYGATVRTSTQVVDLEVNGGRVTGAKLRDTDTGAETTIHGSVFINATGVWNDSIERMAGKKGKFSVHASKGVHIVVPKSALDADAALCFVTEKSVLFVIPWGEYWIIGTTDTDWEKGLSLPDPAPTRADIDYILDQVNQRVSRQITRQDIVGVYSGLRPLLEGSSDSTTNLSRNHAVARVLPGLVSVAGGKYTTYRVIGKDAVDLAIQDVPKRVPESVTDQTPILGADGYHALANQVPALAQRLGISTTQTEHLLGRYGSLTEEVLAPAAQDQSLLEPVPGAEHYLMAEVRYAVTHEGALHLEDVLNRRLRVAMEYAHRGADSAQPVAEFIAPLLGWDDQTIADEVKSFKDRVEAELEAEKALTDEEANEIFTTVGETRTAIEKDGAGA, from the coding sequence ATGGCGTCCACCACCACCCGGCCGTTGAGCCCGGAATCCCATCAGGAAGCATGGGAGAAATTCGGTACCGAGGACTTTGACGTCGTCATTATTGGCGGAGGATCGGTAGGTGCCGGTGCGGCTTTAGATGCGGCAACACGCGGTCTGAAGGTAGCCGTTGTGGAAACCCGAGATTTTGCGGCTGGTACGTCGAGCCGTTCTTCGAAGATGTTCCACGGCGGTTTGCGCTACCTGGCAATGTTTGACTTCCGCTTGGTTGCTGAATCCCTCCGGGAACGGGAACTTAACATGTCAACCTTAGCCCCGCACTTGGTAAAACCACTGCGCTTTATTTTCCCGCTGACCCATCACTTGTGGGAGCGGGTCATGATGTTTTGCGGCTTCACCCTCTATGACTTGATGGGTGGAGCTAAATCAGTTCCCATGCAAAAGCACCTCACGCGCAAGGGCGTGCTGAAGGTAGCACCAGGCCTGAAAAACGATGCGGTTGTTGGTGGTGTTCGGTATTTCGACACCTTGGTTGATGATGCTCGCCACACCATGACCGTGTTGCGGACCGCTGCTGAGTATGGTGCCACTGTGCGGACGTCGACCCAAGTGGTTGACCTTGAAGTCAATGGTGGTCGAGTAACCGGGGCAAAGCTTCGAGATACCGACACCGGAGCGGAAACCACCATTCACGGTAGTGTCTTCATCAACGCCACCGGGGTGTGGAATGACTCTATAGAGCGGATGGCAGGGAAGAAAGGTAAGTTCTCCGTCCACGCATCCAAGGGTGTTCACATTGTGGTCCCGAAGAGTGCTCTGGACGCTGACGCCGCCTTGTGCTTCGTCACGGAAAAGTCTGTTCTCTTTGTTATCCCATGGGGTGAATACTGGATCATCGGTACCACCGACACTGATTGGGAAAAGGGTCTTTCCCTGCCGGATCCCGCCCCGACAAGGGCAGATATTGACTACATTCTGGATCAGGTGAACCAGCGGGTATCTCGGCAAATCACCCGCCAAGACATCGTGGGTGTGTACTCCGGTTTGCGCCCACTCTTGGAGGGTTCTTCAGATTCCACCACAAACCTGTCTCGTAACCACGCGGTAGCTCGGGTGCTTCCCGGCTTGGTTTCGGTTGCCGGTGGTAAGTACACCACCTACCGAGTTATCGGTAAAGATGCCGTGGATTTAGCGATCCAGGATGTCCCCAAGAGAGTTCCTGAGTCGGTGACTGATCAGACCCCGATCTTAGGTGCTGATGGCTACCATGCTTTGGCTAACCAGGTGCCGGCGCTAGCCCAACGCCTGGGGATTAGCACCACGCAAACGGAACACCTATTGGGCCGTTATGGTTCATTGACGGAAGAGGTTTTAGCTCCAGCAGCGCAAGACCAGTCCTTGCTTGAGCCCGTTCCCGGTGCTGAGCACTACCTTATGGCTGAGGTTCGATATGCCGTCACCCATGAGGGCGCCTTGCACCTGGAGGATGTGTTAAACCGACGTCTTCGAGTAGCCATGGAATACGCCCACCGGGGAGCTGATTCCGCACAGCCGGTGGCCGAGTTCATTGCGCCTCTATTGGGTTGGGATGACCAGACTATCGCCGATGAGGTCAAGAGTTTTAAGGACCGGGTTGAAGCAGAACTAGAGGCAGAAAAAGCCCTGACCGATGAAGAAGCTAATGAAATCTTCACCACGGTTGGCGAAACCCGAACCGCTATTGAAAAGGATGGAGCTGGCGCATGA